Part of the Brevibacillus brevis genome is shown below.
AAGCCGTGGCTGCCGGAGACGGAGCATTGCAGACGTGGACGGTGCGCTTTCCCATGATGATATGGAAATCGTCGACCATGTTTCCGTCGCTCTTCAACGCTTGTGCGCGGACTCCGGCCGGCGCAGGGATCAGATCGTCTTCCTGAATTTCCGGGATCAGCTCCTGGAGGCTGGCCGTGAAGCGCGCTTTGCTGAACGAACGGTAATACTCTTCCAGCCCCTCCTTCATGAACTTGCCGGCCAGCTTCCAAAACCCGCCGTAGGTCAGCACTTCCGAGAGATCCGCCAGATTGATGTCCGTTTTCCGATAGCCTTCCCGCTTGAAGCTGAGCACTGCATTCGGGCCTGCATCCACTTCTCCGCTGATCATCCGGGTGAAGTGGACGCCAAGAAACGGAAATTTCGGATTTGGCACCGGGTAAATCAAATTCTTTACGAGGTACCGCTTTTCCGGTTTGAGCTTGAAATACTCGCCGCGGAACGGCACGATTTTCATGTCGGTTTGATAGCCCGCAGCCGCCGCCACCCGGTCGCTGTGCAGGCCCGCACAGTTGATGACCAAGCGTGCCTTGACCGTACCGCGGTTCGTCTCGACGGTGACCACGTCCGCTTCTTCCCGGATGTTCATGACTTTGGTTTCCAGGCGGATTTCTCCGCCGTGCTCCCGGATGATGTCACCGAACTTTTCGCTCACCTGCCTGTAGTTCACGATGCCCGCCATTGGCACGCGGATGGCCGCCAGTCCGTTTACGTGCGGCTCGATCTGCTTCAGTTCTTCCTTGGTAATCTTTTGGATGGCGAGCTCGTTTTGCAAACCGCGGGTGTACAGGTTTTCGAGCAGTGGCAGCTCTTCCGGCTTTGTGGCGACAATCACCTTTCCGCAGATGTCGTGATCGATCCCGTGGATCTGGCAAAATTCCGTCATGGACTTGCTTCCTTGCCGCGCAAAACGGGCTTTGAAGCTACCCGGCTTATAATAGATACCGGAGTGGATTACCCCGCTGTTGTGGCCCGTCTGATGCTCGGCCAGGGCCGCTTCTTTCTCGATGACGACGACTTTCGCATTCGGATAGCGTCGATAGAGAGCCATTCCGGTAGAAAGACCGACGATCCCTCCGCCGACGACCGCAAAATCGTACATGTATTCTCCTCCTCATCCCGGACACATAGTTGTATGTCTACTTATCGCTGGATGCCGTGATCCCCGCCGCCTCCGCCAGGTATTCGACCAGGTGCAGGACGCGCACGGATCCGCTCAAGCCTTCCCGCTCCACGCCCAGCTTCATTTGCAGCAGGCAGCCGGGATTCGTCGTGATGATGACTGACGCATCCGTCTTCTTCGCCTGCTTCATCTTTTCATCCAAGATCTGCATGGATGCATCGTAATGGACGATGTTGTAGATGCCGGCCGAACCGCAGCACATCTCCGCCTGCTCCATCTCGATGTACTGGATTCCTGGAATAGACTTGATCAGCTCTACCGGTTCCCTCGTCACCTTCTGTACGTTCGTCATGTGGCAGGACCGCTGGTATGTCACGCGTTCATTCGCCCGAGGAGCCAGCTGTGGCACGCCGCACTCTGCGAGAATTTGACTGATGTCTCTCGACTTGGCGGAAAAGGCAGCCGCCCGCTCTCTCCACGCGTCGTCCTCCGCAAGCAAATGCCCGTATTCCACCAGCATCGCGCCGCATCCGCCCGCATTGTTGACCACGAAATCCGCCTGTGACGCCTCAAACGCCTCGATATTCCGCTTGGCGAGCTCCCTTGCTTCCTCCATCTCGCCAGCGTGAGCGTGCAGAGCGCCGCAGCACGTCTGGTTCGGCACGACGAGCACGTCGCACCCCGCTTCGGCCAGCAGCTGGATCGAGAGCCGGTTGATGCGGTGAAACATGGCATCCATAATACATCCCGTAAAAAAGGCCACCGTGTACTTCTTTTCCTTTCGGGATCGCACATGGGCGGCGGCGCTTCCTCTTTCCCCAGGAGATACGGCTCTTGGCACGATCGCCTCGAACGCTCCCAGGTTATAAGGCAGCTTTTCGGCCACTCCCGACCTGCGCAGCGCTGTTTGCAGTCCGCTTTTCTCGTACAGCCACATCGAGTGACCCGCGAGATTCATCAGCTTTCTGCTCGGGAACACCTTTTTCAGCATGGCCTTGCGCAGAAGGCGGACGGGTACGGTAAAACGCTTGCGCCTCACGATCGCAGCCCGGGTCGCTTCCAGGATGGCACCGTATTCCACGCCGGTCGGGCAGGCCGTTTCGCAAGCCCTGCAGCCCAGGCACAAGTCGAAGGGTTCCTCCAGAACAGACAGATCGGAAATCCTACCCTCCCCGACCATTTTGACCAGATTGATCCTGCCGCGCGGCGAGTGCGTCTCTTTTCCAAACGTCGTGTACGTAGGACATACCGGCAGGCAGTAGCCGCATTGGACGCATTTGTTTGTTTTGTCGTAAAGAAGCTCTTCCCTAAGTGCTTGGCGCGTTGGCTCCACCCTAACTCAACTCCAATTTTTGCCCCGGCTCGGGAAAGATTTTCCCGGGGTTCATGATCTGATTGGGGTCCCATGCTTGTTTGATCCGCTTCATCATATCCAGGCCGCAGGCGCCGAGCTCCATCTCCATGAAGGGAGCCTTCATCGTGCCTATGCCGTGCTCGCCGGACAGTGTGCCCCCAAGCTCGACCGCCGCTTTGAAAATCTCCGCAACCGCTTGCTCGACCCGTCTCATTTCATCCGGGTCGGACTTGTCGCAGATGATGTTCGGATGCAAATTGCCGTCCCCCGCATGTCCAAACACGACCAGATGAATCCCGTACCTTTCTCGGATGGCCTGCAGCCGCTCGCACATTTCCGGAATCTTGCTGCGCGGAACCGTAGCGTCCTCGGAAATTTTCGTCGGCTTGATCCTGACGATGGCCGGCGAAACGAGCTTGCGAGCCCGCCACAGCTCGGCCTCCTCCTTTTTGTCTTTGGCGATGCGCACTTCCCTGGCTCCGACCGCCCGACTCAGCTCGGCTGCCTGCTGGGCTTCCTCACGCAAAGCCAGCGGATGCCCGTCCAGCTCGATCAGGATGAGCGCCGCGGCATCCACCGGCAAGCCGAGCGGCTCGTACTGCTCGACAGCGGTCATCGAAGCCTGATCCAGCAGCTCCATTTTGGAGGGCAGAATTCCCGAGGACAAAATTTTGGAGATCGCGCTCCCCGCATCCACGAGTGAGTCGAAAATCGCCATCAGCGTGGCAGTTTGCTGCGGTTTGGGGATCAGGCGCAGCACCGCTTTCGTGATGATGCCGAGGGTGCCCTCCGACCCGACGATCAGCTTGGTCAGATCGTAACCGGTTACATTCTTGACTGTTCTGCCGCCTGTCTGGATGATTTCCCCTTCGGGAGTGATGACCTCCAGGCCGATGACGTAGTCTTTCGTGACCCCGTATTTGAGCCCCCTGGGACCGCCCGAATTTTCCGCCAAATTCCCGCCGATGGTAGACACATGGGAGCTGCTCGGGTCCGGCGGGTACATGAGACCTTTTTGCTCGGCGGCTTTATGGATCTCCGCTGTAAGCACGCCTGGGGAAACGACCGCTACCAGGTCCTCCTCGTGTATTTCCAGGACGTCGTTCATGACGGACAGATCGAAGACCATCCCGCCTTTTACCGGGAGTGGACCGCCGCTCAAGCTGGTCGATTGGCCGCGCGGATAAACCGGAATCTTCTCCCGGTTTGCGAGCTTTACCAGCGCTGCGAGCTCCTGGACGCTTTTCGTCTGGATGACGACGTCCGGCAAAAACGTGCCGAATGATCCGTCGAACGAATAGCTGTATCGATCGCTCTCATCTGTCAGCACTCTGCCAGTGGCGACGATCGACTTGATTTCCGTCAGATGGTCGGCCGTCAACGCTTTCCAGTTCATTGGCATCCCTTCCTTCCCTGCTGTTCTTATTTGATAGAAAACAACAATTTGCCTTACAAATAATATCCTCTTATACCTAATCAAGAATGTTAATCTATTAAAAATCCGTTGGTTTACACCCCAATCATACGCATCATTCCGCAATTTGGCAAGAGGAATCACAAGATTTGTATTACAAGTATCCACCTTGGCAATGCCCTGCAGATGCCCTCGCTACCCAAACCGCAACGTCGGAGCTATCCTTCGCCCCTCAACAAAAGAAACCGCCTCGACAGATGCCGGGCGGTTATTCGGACTGCTTCTTTGTTCACTCGATTCCTTCATCGTCGTTGAACAGCAGGAACAGCTTCTTCTCTGCATTTTTCAGATGAATGGAGCACTGGACACGGGCCAGCTCCGGTTCCTCCGCTTCGATGGCGAGGACGATGTTCTGGTGCTCCTTGTACACGATCTCCCGCTTTCGTTTGAGCCCGATGTTTTGCTTGAGTGTGATCGCCAGCGCGCTTTTGTACAGGGAGGAAAGGCTCTCCATCGTTTGGATCATGACGGGATTGTGCGTGGCCTGGATCAAGGCACGGTGAAATTCGAAGTCGGATTCCGCACCGGTCTTGTCATCCGAGGATAAGTCGTCCTCCAGGAGCTTCAGCACCTTGTGCATGTTTTCCAGATCTTCGGGAGTCCGTCTCAGCGCGGCCAGATAGGCGGCTTGCGGCTCCAGGATTTGCCTCATTTCAAACAAGTATTTGATGCCTTCCGCGCTTCCCCCGTGTATGTTCAAATGCTGAATCAATGAGAACGGCTGAATATCCTCGACATAGCTGCCGCCGCCTTGCTGCGACGTGATGATCCCCATCGCTTTCAGCACACTGAGCGCTTCGCGAATCGGTACCCTGCTCACGCCGAATCTCGCGCTCAGCTCCATTTCCGTGGGCAGCTTCGAGCCCGGCGGAAACTTGCCTTCCTCAATCATTGCCAACAGCTCACGTGATATTTTTTGCGAGATCTTCTCTTTCTTCTCCATGTCCATCCTCCGCGATTGTGGTAAGTCGAATGTCAGCCGGGCCCAAGTACGCCTTTTACCCGCACCCTTCTCTACTGCCGCGCTTTCCTGATTGTAACGATAGATCCCGTTTTTGCTCAAGATCATGGAAAGACAAAAGGAGAGGGATAGGAATCTGGCTAACAAATTTGTATTATAATTTTCGAAAAACACGCAATAAACAGTAGACAAATATTCCAAGCTTTTGTATTCTAAACGAGTGAAAGCGCACTATATCCCCATTTTACACAAAGACCAGCAAGTAAACACGCATTATTTGTATGACAATTTTGTATTACAACTGAAGTTTTCCTCTCGGTATCGAAAGGAGGTCCCATGAAAGTCGACATCTTGTTTGAAGGCTTCCCGGGCAAATCAAGCAGAGGGTTTTTGGGCTGGAGCAGCTGCGTCCTCCTTCGTCCTGACCACGGCAAACCGATGCTGTTCGATACGGCCGGATTTAACGAAAGGTACGCGCTGCTATCCAAGCTGGCTAAATTGGGAATTGACGCAGACGAAATTGGAAGCGTTTTTATCAGTCACTTCCACTTCGATCACGCCGTCAATTACCCCCTGTTTAGCCGGGCCCAGTTTTATCTGCACGAAGAGGAAGTTTCACACGTCCAAAAAAACGGCCGTGCCGATCTGGCTATTCCCGCTGAAATGTACCAGGCCTTGCACGGTACGGGGAGGCTGACGCTGCTCGCCGGCAGCGAAGGCGAGGTGCAAGGGATTCCGTGGCGTCTCACACCTGGACATACACCAGGACTGTGTTCGCTGTTTTTCAGGCAGGACGGCCAGAACTGGGTGCTGGCTTCTGACGCAGCCAAAAACAGGTATGAGCTGCTGAGCGAAAAAGCGGCCATGACCTGGGACGACGATGCGAGCACGAAGAGCATCCAGGCGATCAAGGCATGGGCAGACATCGTCGTAACGGGACATGACGGAATCATCAAAATAGTCCGAGAGAGGGGTGACGTACACCTCGAACCGCTGACAACCCCCGCCGTGGAGATCACGCTGCCTTCCGAGCAGAACGGGGAGCCCGCTGTCATCTCACTAAAGCTGTAGCCTTCTTCGCCTTCCGTTTCCCACATCCCCCATCAAGGAGTTGAGCAGTCCGCATGTTAGGTATCAAGGGTGCCATCGACATTCACGTTCATTCCAGTCCCAGCATTTTTCCCAGGTCCGTCGACGACTTCGAGCTCGCCGAGCAGGCGCGCGCTGCCGGTATGAGAGCCATCGTCCTCAAAGCACACGAGGAATCCACCGTATCGAGAGCAAAGATCGTGACGAAATTCGTTCCGGGCATCGAGGTCTACGGTTCACTCGTCCTGAACGAGTACGTCGGCGGTTTGAATCCGTATGCCGTAGACATGGCGATCCAGCAAGGCGCCAAAATCATCTGGATGCCGACTGGCTCCGCCAAGCATCACCTGGATTACTATGGAGGAAAAAGTGATTACAAGGAACAAAAATCGTCCATCCGCCTCCTCCCGCAAAAGGGGATCACCATCTTTTCCGATGACGGACAAGTCCTTCCCGTCGTGTACGAAATCGTCGACTTGATCAAAGGCACCGGCGCCGTTCTCGCTACGGGTCACCTGTCTCCCCGGGAGACGAAGGCGCTCGTCCAGATCGCGTCTGAACGCGGTGTCGAGAAGATTTTGGTCGCCCATCCCGATTTGAAAATCAACAAGATGGAGCTCTCCCTTCAACTGGAGCTGGTGCAGTTGGGAGCGTACGTCGAAAAGTCGATGCTGACGCTCATGCCGAACTGGCAGTCGATCCAGCCGGATGAACTCGTCTACGGAATGCGAAAGCTCGGTTTCGACCGCTGTGTCCTCCAGACGGATTTCGGGCAAGTCAATCATCCGACGCCGACCGAAGGGTACTCGCAGTTCGTTCAACTGTTGTTTGATCACGGCTTAACGGAAGAAGAAATCAGGAAAATGGCTTGCGAGGTTCCCGCCGAGCTGTTGTCTCTGTAAAATCGCACGGAAAAGAGGTAGCGCACATGGAAAAAATCCCTCAAGCGGATATGGCATCCCGCTCTGTCCCCTGGTACCGAGAAATTACGTCCAAACAATGGAAGACGCTGGTAGCCGCGAGCACCGGCTGGATGCTGGATGCGATGGACGTCACCCTGTATGCCATGATTATCGTGTACATCATGGCTGACCTGCAAATGACGCAGTCCACCGCTGGATTGCTGGCATCTCTCACCCTTCTGAGCTCGGCCTTCGGCGGTCTCATCTTCGGGATGATCGCCGATAAAAAAGGAAGAACGACCGCACTCATGATTAGCATGATAGTCTTTTCCTTGTTTACGGCACTCGGCGGCTTTTCCCAGTCCGTCACGCAGCTGGCCGTCGCCCGTCTGATCGTCGGCCTGGGCATGGGCGGCGAATGGGTAGCGGGAGCCGCACTCATCACCGAAAGCTGGCCGGCCAAGCACCGCGGCAAAGCCATGGGCTTGGTACAAGGCTCCTGGGCGATCGGCTACGGGCTCGCTGCCATCATCGCCGGGCTCGTCCTTCCGACGTTTGGCTGGCGCGGCGTGTTCTTTGTCGGGATCATTCCCGCTCTGTTTGCGATCTGGGTACGCCTCGGAACGGACGAGCCCGACATTTGGGTAGAAAAGCAAAAAGAAGCCGAAAAGACGAACACCAAAGAAAAAGGCAGCCTCGTCAAGCTGTTTGATAAAAAAGTTCGGCGCTGGACCATTCTCGGCTCTGTCCTGAGTATCTGTGCCCAGTTTGGGTACTGGGGACTCTTTACCTGGATCCCGACATACCTGGCTACCCCTGTGGAAAAGGGAGGCGCCGGACTGGATCTCATGAAGCAGACGAGCTGGATCGTCATCATGCAGGTCGGAGCATGGCTCGGGTACGTGATCTTCGGCCTTTTGGCGGACAAAATCGGCCGAAAAATCACGTTTATCCTGTTCTTTGCCTTGGCGGCGGTCCTCGTCCCTCTGTACGGCTTCACTCATGATCCAGGCAAGCTGCTCTTGCTCGGTCCGCTGGTAGCCTTTTTCGGATCCGGATACTTCAGCGGTTTCGGGGCCGTGCTTGCGGAGCTCTTTCCGACCGCGATCCGGGCGACAGGCCAGGGATTCTGCTACAACTTCGGCAGGGCCGTCGCCGCATCCGCCCCGTTCACGATCGGCGTCCTCGCCACCACGATGGGACTCGGTGTCGCATTCAGCATTACTTCCGTCGCTTTCGGGCTGGCTGCGGTCCTCGTTCTGCTGTTCCTCCCTGAAACCAAAGGAAAAGAGCTCGTCTGATTTCCCCGACCATGCCTATGGCCCGTCTCTTTCGGCACATGCAGTCGGACTGAGCTTCTATGCTTCCAAAGTCGGTCACTCCGTGCAGGAGGACCGGCTTTTGTGTTTCTTCGCACTCGGCCACATTCTTCCCGCACGCCTAAAGGGGAAGAGAAATCCCTGGCGAATGTTTTCTATAGAATAGAGCAGGGCACTTACACCGCTATCGAACAGGAGGATAGGCATGGCTAAGCTGTTTTCGGAAATTTCGCCTGAGCATAAAGCCTTCATCGAACGTCAGCGCATCTTTTTCGTTGGGTCTGCGCCATTGGATGCGGATGGGCACGTCAATTTGTCCCCCAAAGGGTATGATGTGCTGCGGATTTTATCTCCCACCGAAGTCGCATATCTGGACCTGACTGGAAGCGGAAACGAAACGAGCGCCCACCTGGCGGAAAACGGGCGCATCACGATCATGTTCATGGCTCTTGAAGGGGCGCCCATGATCTTGCGGCTGTACGGCAAAGGCCGTGTCATTTTGCCGGGCACATCCGAGTGGGAAGATATGGCGGGCCATTTCGAGCTGCTGCCAGGGGCTCGGCAAATCATTGCAGTTTCCTTGCACGCGGTGAAGACGTCCTGCGGCTTCAGCGTTCCCTACTTTTCCTACACAGGGGAACGCGACACCCTGCAAAAATGGGCGACCGCCAAAGGAGAAGACGGACTGGCTGCCTATCATCGGGAGAAGAACTGCACCAGCATGGATGGCATCCCCACGCCACTGGGGCGGCAGCTCGCAGGCTCCCCCGACTCTCTCGTCTGAAGCGCGTCAGAACCAAGCGGCGAGAAAGGCATGCACTCATCAGGCATGCCTTTCTCTCATCATGTGCAGGACTTCCTCCCAGCGCCGCTTCATCTCTTCCCGAACAGGTTGATCACGCAAATGCTCCTGATGAAAGCTGACAGTCGTTTTGACGCCATCGCTGCTCAAGAAGCGAATTTGCAACGTACTGGGCTTTTCCCACTCCGGCTTTTTCCAGGTCAGCCGAATTTGCGAAGACGGCTTCACAATTCGAAATTCCCCCGTGATCCCCTCTTCCGTTTGAAACGTGCGCTTGGGCTCCAGCGTGACCGAAGACACCGTGCCCAGCCATCTGCTCAAGCCCTCGATAGACATCATCTCGTTCCACGCTTGTTCCGGGGATATGGGAACCGTCCTCCTCACCCCGATTTGAAAGCCCACCGAGGCGGTTTGCCCGACAACCTTTCGTTCCATGCTTTCCCTCTCCTTTTTCACGACGATTACGATCGGTAAAATCCACCTTCCGAATTGATGACCTGGCCTGTAATCCACTTCCCTTCGTCGCTTGCCAAGAACAACGCCAAACGCGCAGCATCCTCCGGCTGTCCTATCCGTCCTAGCAAAAACTTCGGCAGGAGCGCCTTCTCCAGTTCGGGCCACATCCATCCCGTATCGGTCGGCCCCGGATTGATGGCGTTCACGGTGATGCCATGAGGCGCGAGCTCAACGGACAAGGTGAGGGTAAAGGCGGAAATCGCTCCCTTGCTCGCCACGTAAGCCAGCTCCCCCGGCATGGGCCCTTGGGCTTGACCGGATGTCAGATTGATAATTCTCCCGTTTGTCTTGCCGCTGCGCTGCAGCCGGCGGGCGAATTCGACGCTGAGCAAGCAGGCGGCCCGGACATTGACGAAATAATGCGCGTCCAGCGTCTCGGCGTCCAAGGCTTCAAAACCGTCGCGGGTCGAGTAGGCCGCGTTGTTTACGAGGATCGTCGGCACTCCCAATCGAGCGGCAGCCTCGTCCAGCAATCGAAACGGAGCGCGGGCATCCGACAAGTCGATTTCCATGCCTGCGCAACGAACGCCATACCCCGTGATTTCCTGCCGGAAGCGGCTTTCCCAGTCCGATCCGGCTTGCCAATGCGTGAAAAAGACATCGGCCCCTTCCTTGGCAAAAGTCCGTGCGATCGCTGCCCCGATGCCTCTTTCGTGGCTGACGCCGGTGATGACCGCGATCTGGCTTTCCAGTCTCATCATTGCATCCCCGCCTCATTAGAGTATTTTTTCCAATCATGGAAGAAGGGATTGAGTTCGCCCATTCGTTGCCCTACAATAAATGAACTTATGGTTATCGATCATTTTCCTGAATGAACAAGGAGGTCTCCAGATGAGTGATACGAATCGTTCTGCGGAAGGATCTGTGTTGACCTCTGCCCAGACCCGGGCACTGGCCCATGTGCAGTCAACAGCAGAGCAGCACCGACAGCAAATGCGGAAGAAGTCCGAACATATTCTGGCGAAAGCCGGCGCGACATTCGTTACCGTGGATGATCTGCTCTCCATGGTCACCCGGCACGCCCGGATCACGCTCAACTTCCATCCCGATCGGCTGCTCCCCTCGGGCGTCACCGTCGTGGAAGGACTTCTCGCTGATGGCGTCTACCAAAGCCAGTTTATAACCGCTGTCTCAAACGGCAGCCCCACTGCCTTTCCAGGTGGAGACCGCGACTGCTGGGAAGAAAAACTGTTCGGGGGCAGCTACCAGTCGTCCCGCGTACAAGCCTCGGAACGTCCCAAATACGGAGCGCTCAATCTTATGGACTATGCGGACGGCGCCTCCCCTCGCTTCGGCTCCTGCTACATTCGGCTGCGGCCGCATACACTCGGACGTTGTACATTCACGTTTGGCGACAGCCATACCGGTCCCGAGCATGTCGGCACGATCGGCTGCTTCGAGCCTGTGCTTGAGGCATTGCTCGACAGCGTCGCTCAAAGCGGCGAAGCACTCGGAACGCCGAACATGGATGTCCCTTCCTTGGTAGAGCGATTGCAGCTTGCAGCGCCTGCCGAACGCTGAAAAGGAAGCGGCTCCACCTATTCTCGGTCGCGCCCTCGATGACTATGTAGAAGCACAAATCCACGGTCCCATCGACCTGTCCACGGACGTCGAAGCGCTCGTAGCGGATCCGTCCTTTCATCACACGGAAACGGGACTGCAGCTTCAAAGGCTGTGCCAGCGGCATTCCATTCCGCTCCTCTGGCATCCCGGCTTTCACATGTCGGCGACGGCCGTGACAGACGACTTCCGCGGACCAGCCATGCCTCCTCTCGCCCAAAGAGTGACACAGCAGTTTGCGACATCTCCCGGCAGACTGGATGCGGCCGCAATCGGCAGAGCTGCTGCGGATCTGCACCGCTACCCGGACCGCTGGCAAGATTGGGGGACCCAGGTCTTGACATGGCAGCATCTCAAGCAGCTGTGGCATGTTCTCGTCAAGTACGGGGATCCCTTTTCCACTTTCGGATTGGATTGAGCATCATCACGATTGATCGTATCGAGTGACGCGGCACCAACCAACTCGTGTCACCTTATGGGAAACCCTAATTTTCCCAAGAGTATAACAATTAGAGCAAGAAGGCAAGGATTCATGAAGCTTGTGCATCGTGTCATTTTGGAGAAGAGGAGGGATCTGGAAAAACAATGGCATCGTCAGTTCTGGATGGTCCCGTCCCTTCTCCTGTGGTTCGGTTAAAAGATTGAGGTGATCCTTTGGATTTCATCGTAGGCTTGTCCGCAGTTTATTTGAACCCTTTTTTGGCGATTTGGCTCTTGGTCACCTTGACGAGGATCGTCCGCAAGATCGTCAAGGATGAAGACTACAGGTCTCAGCTGTGGTTGGCTTCCATTCTTCTGGCTTGGCTGGTTTTTACGTTTACGTATTTCTCGATCATGATCTAACAACGTCCCGCTCCCAACGACTTTAAGCTGCCTTCCGAAGAAGGCAGCTTGAAACGTTTCGCCACGAAGAGGGCTCCTATAGCTGCTTGCTAGCGTTTACTCCTTACCGGCGTACACCATCACCGCATCCCGCAAAAAAGCAGCGATGCCCGGCTGGTCGCGGTCATAGTAGGCGGTAAACCGAGGGTCGTCCACGTACATCTGCGCGAGTCCCATGTGAGCCTCTTTGGTGTAGCCGTCCCAGTAAAAGGTCAGCCACTCCCGATGGAGCCGGACCGCCTGCTGTGCGAGCTCCGATGCCGGATCGCCCGTCGCATACGCTTCGGCAAGCGCTTCGCGAATGGATGCTTCCAGCTTCGACAGTCTCTCGTACTCTTCTTCGGTCATTCCTTTGATCTTTTGATTCGATCGGTCGACCTGCTCATCCCCGTATTTGGCACGGACTTCACTGCCGTACTGTCGTTCGTTGTCATCGATCAGCTTCTGTTTGAAGCCAGCAAATTTTTGTTTGTCGCTCATCGTTTTCTTCCCCTCTCTCTGGGCGAGCGTCTGATCGACGTTCGCGATCAGCGCGTCCAATTGTTCCCGTTTTTCCAGGAGCCTCTTGCGGTGCTCCCGCAGTGCCTGGTCGGCGTCGAAGTCGGGTGACGTGATGATCTCCTTGATTTCCTCCAAGCTCACACCCAGCTCTCGGTAAAAAAGGATTTGCTGCAACCGGTCGACCTCTGCCGGACCATAGATACGATACCCGGACGAATTGATTCTCGCCGGCTTGAGAATGCCAATTTCGTCGTAGTATCGGAGCGTCCGGGTGCTGACGCCCGCCAGGAGCCCCAGCTTTTGCACTGTATATTCCATGGTCATCCCTCCTGACGAATTCATCGTACACATTTACGCACCGTCAATGTCAACGGGTATTCTCCACCCTTTTTTTGCATCTATTCAGGAACCTTTCTGCCGCGTCTTGCTACGATCCGCTTTTCCAGACTCGCTGGCTGCCCGCGAATAAACCGTGACGGGAGCAAAAAAGCTCGTCCCCCTGCGGAGACGAGCCTTCATGCCTGATCTTTTTTCGCTTTTTTTGCCATTGCGGCAACGATCCCGCGACCCGCTTCGATTCGAAACCGATACCAAATCGCTTCGATCGCCAGTCGCACAGGCTTGACGCTGCCTACTCCAAACGGTATATTTTCCCGGGCCGTCCACGAGATGAAGTCGCCTTCTCCCCGACGCAGACCGCCAGCCCTACCTCCGCCAAGCTCGTGATAATGCGCCGGACATTGCGCTCGTCCAGATGGAGCTGAGTAGCCAGCTCCTTTGTGGAAAAAGTGGCCCAGCCCATTTTCCGGACGAATGCGGCAATCTTGTTGTACGTCCGGATGCCCACATTCGCTTTTTTGAGCCGCTCCAGAAACTCCGGATCATCCATGCGGACCGAGTAGGAAAGTTCCTCGTCTTTTCCT
Proteins encoded:
- a CDS encoding MFS transporter; translation: MEKIPQADMASRSVPWYREITSKQWKTLVAASTGWMLDAMDVTLYAMIIVYIMADLQMTQSTAGLLASLTLLSSAFGGLIFGMIADKKGRTTALMISMIVFSLFTALGGFSQSVTQLAVARLIVGLGMGGEWVAGAALITESWPAKHRGKAMGLVQGSWAIGYGLAAIIAGLVLPTFGWRGVFFVGIIPALFAIWVRLGTDEPDIWVEKQKEAEKTNTKEKGSLVKLFDKKVRRWTILGSVLSICAQFGYWGLFTWIPTYLATPVEKGGAGLDLMKQTSWIVIMQVGAWLGYVIFGLLADKIGRKITFILFFALAAVLVPLYGFTHDPGKLLLLGPLVAFFGSGYFSGFGAVLAELFPTAIRATGQGFCYNFGRAVAASAPFTIGVLATTMGLGVAFSITSVAFGLAAVLVLLFLPETKGKELV
- a CDS encoding DUF3626 domain-containing protein gives rise to the protein MSDTNRSAEGSVLTSAQTRALAHVQSTAEQHRQQMRKKSEHILAKAGATFVTVDDLLSMVTRHARITLNFHPDRLLPSGVTVVEGLLADGVYQSQFITAVSNGSPTAFPGGDRDCWEEKLFGGSYQSSRVQASERPKYGALNLMDYADGASPRFGSCYIRLRPHTLGRCTFTFGDSHTGPEHVGTIGCFEPVLEALLDSVAQSGEALGTPNMDVPSLVERLQLAAPAER
- a CDS encoding SDR family oxidoreductase, which produces MMRLESQIAVITGVSHERGIGAAIARTFAKEGADVFFTHWQAGSDWESRFRQEITGYGVRCAGMEIDLSDARAPFRLLDEAAARLGVPTILVNNAAYSTRDGFEALDAETLDAHYFVNVRAACLLSVEFARRLQRSGKTNGRIINLTSGQAQGPMPGELAYVASKGAISAFTLTLSVELAPHGITVNAINPGPTDTGWMWPELEKALLPKFLLGRIGQPEDAARLALFLASDEGKWITGQVINSEGGFYRS
- a CDS encoding pyridoxamine 5'-phosphate oxidase family protein codes for the protein MAKLFSEISPEHKAFIERQRIFFVGSAPLDADGHVNLSPKGYDVLRILSPTEVAYLDLTGSGNETSAHLAENGRITIMFMALEGAPMILRLYGKGRVILPGTSEWEDMAGHFELLPGARQIIAVSLHAVKTSCGFSVPYFSYTGERDTLQKWATAKGEDGLAAYHREKNCTSMDGIPTPLGRQLAGSPDSLV
- a CDS encoding MerR family transcriptional regulator, producing the protein MEYTVQKLGLLAGVSTRTLRYYDEIGILKPARINSSGYRIYGPAEVDRLQQILFYRELGVSLEEIKEIITSPDFDADQALREHRKRLLEKREQLDALIANVDQTLAQREGKKTMSDKQKFAGFKQKLIDDNERQYGSEVRAKYGDEQVDRSNQKIKGMTEEEYERLSKLEASIREALAEAYATGDPASELAQQAVRLHREWLTFYWDGYTKEAHMGLAQMYVDDPRFTAYYDRDQPGIAAFLRDAVMVYAGKE
- a CDS encoding SRPBCC domain-containing protein; translated protein: MERKVVGQTASVGFQIGVRRTVPISPEQAWNEMMSIEGLSRWLGTVSSVTLEPKRTFQTEEGITGEFRIVKPSSQIRLTWKKPEWEKPSTLQIRFLSSDGVKTTVSFHQEHLRDQPVREEMKRRWEEVLHMMRERHA
- a CDS encoding DUF3626 domain-containing protein, yielding MQRLPNAEKEAAPPILGRALDDYVEAQIHGPIDLSTDVEALVADPSFHHTETGLQLQRLCQRHSIPLLWHPGFHMSATAVTDDFRGPAMPPLAQRVTQQFATSPGRLDAAAIGRAAADLHRYPDRWQDWGTQVLTWQHLKQLWHVLVKYGDPFSTFGLD